Below is a genomic region from Billgrantia tianxiuensis.
AAAGGCGTCCTCACCGGCGATCTGCACACGTAGCTGGCTGCCGTCGTCCACCGCTGCCAGCGCCTGGGCGAATTCCGCCGGGGGGATGGACTCATAGGGGTCGTGTATGCGGTCCATCCAGAAGGCGGGGCGGAACAGGGTGAAGGCAACGAGCAGCAGCAGGATCGACTCGTACCAACGGTTGCGCACCAGGAAGTAGCCCTGCGTGCCGGCAGCGAAGATCAGCATGGCGATGGTCGCTATGACGAAGATCACGATGCCCTGTACCCACCCGACGTCGATCAACAGCAGGTCGGTATTGAAGATGAACAGGAATGGCAATGCCGCGGTACGCAGGCTGTAGTAGAACGCCTGGAAGCCAGTACGTAGCGGATCGCCGCCGGAAACCGCAGCGGCGGCGAACGAGGCCAGCCCCACAGGGGGCGTCACGTCGGCCATGATGCCGAAGTAGAACACGAACAGATGCACCGCGATCAGCGGCACGATCAGACCGTTCTGCTGGCCCAGCAGTACGATCACCGGCGCCATCAGGGCCGATACCACGATGTAGTTGGCGGTGGTGGGCAGACCCATGCCGAGGATCAGGCTGAGAACGGCGGTCAGCAGCAGGATCAGCATCAGGTTGCCCATGGCGAGTATCTCGACCACATCGGCGAGTACCAGGCCAACCCCAGTCTGCGAGACCGCCCCGACCACGATACCGGCCGTCGCGGTGGCGATACCGATACCGATCATGTTGCGGGCACCCGCGACCAGGCCGTCCCACAGATCAAGGAAGCCCTCCTTGATGTCCGCTACAAGGCGGCTGCGGCCACGGAAGAAGGCAGTGATAGGGCGTTGGGTAATCATGATGAAGATCATGAACACCGTCGCCCAGAACGCCGACAGGCCCGGAGACAGGCGCTCGACCATCAAGCACCAGACAAGCACGATGACCGGCAGAATGTAGTGCAGCCCCACCATGACCGTGGGTTTGGTTTGCGGCAACGTCACCACCTTGGAGGTGGGGTCGTCGAGTTCCAGCTCGGGTAGTAAGAGCCGAGCTTGAGCAGGCCCACATAGACGACGGCCAGCACCACGCCAACCACCCAGGGCGTGGCATCGCCGAGCACCGGCTTGAGCCAACCGAGACCGTAGTAGACGGCGAACGATAGTGCCATGAGCAGGATCAGGCCGGTCAGGAAGCCGATCGCCTTGTTGAGGAAAGGGCGTACCGGGTTGCTCGACGGCAGCCCCTTCATATCCGCCTTGAGCGCCTCGAGGTGGACGATGTAGATCAGCGCGATATAGGAGATTACCGCCGGCAGGAAGGCGTGCTTGATGACTTCTACATAGGGAATGCCGACATATTCGACCATCAGGAAGGCCGCCGCCCCCATCACCGGCGGCATGATCTGGCCGTTCACCGAAGAGGAGACTTCCACCGCGCCGGCCTTCTCGGCCGAGAATCCGACCCGCTTCATCATCGGGATGGTAAAGGTGCCGGTGGTCACCGTATTGGCGATAGAGGAGCCGGAGATCAGGCCGGTCATGCCGGAGGCAACGACGGCAGCCTTGGCCGGCCCACCCTTGTAGTGGCCGAGCAGCGAGAAAGCGACCTTGATGAAATAGTTCCCCGCACCCGCCTTGTCGAGCAGAGCGCCGAACAGCACGAACAGGAATACGAAGCTAGTGGAGACCCCAGCGCAATGCCGAACACCCCTTGGGTGGTCAGCCACTGATGATTGATCAGGCCATACAGGCTGACCCCACGATGAGCCAGGATGCCCGGCATGTAGGGGCCGAACAACGAGTAGAGGATGAACACTGAAGCGACGATCGCCAGCGGCGGCCCGAGCGCACGGCGGGTCGCCTCGAGCAGTACCACGATACCCACGACACCCACGATCACGTCCTGCAGGATCGGCGAACCGGGACGCTGGGAGAGTTCGGCATAGAACAGATAGATATAGGCGGCACAGAAGGCACCCACCAGCCCGAGGACCCAGTCCTGCAGCGGAATGCGGTCACGCGGCGAGCGCTTGAGTGCCGGATAGGCCATGAATGCCAGGAAGGTGGCGAAGGCCAGGTGAATCGAACGCGCCTCGGTGGCATTGAATACCCCGAAGCGGAACAGAAAAGGTAGCGGAGAAGCAATCCAGAGCTGGAACAGCGACCAGGCGGCCGCCACGCCGACCAGCAGCTTTCCCGGGACACCCAGCGGCTTGCGCGCCCCAGTGTCGCTCGAGGCTACCATATCCTCGAGGTCGGCCTCGGGCTTGTGTGGATTCGTCTTTTCGTCAGTCATTACCGTGTGCCCCACGATCGCTTTAGCTCTGAAAATTACCGGCTCCGAGAAGCCAGCTCATTCAAAGGCCAGTGGCCGGTCAAAACGGATGCGCGGACCCCCTAGGGTCCGCGCATCTCACCTGAGGGAATCTCTACCCCTCAATGCCACATCACTCGATCCAGCCACGCTCACGATAGTAGCGAGCGGCACCATCATGCAGTGGTGCAGTCAGGCCGTCGGAGATCATGTCTTCCTCGTTGAGATTCTCGAACGCCGGGTGCAGGCGCTTGAAGCGATCGAAATTCTCGAATACCGCCTTGACGGTCTCGTAGACGACTTCTTCATCCGTGGCAGTGGAAGTGACGAAGGTTGCCGCGACGCCGAAGGTCTCGACGTCCTCGTCGTTGCCACGATACAGACCGCCAGGAATGACCGAACGGGTGTAGTAGGGATACTCCTCGATCAGGGCATCGATCTCGTCACCGGTCACCGGCACGATGCGCGCATCGATGGTGGTGGTGGCCTCTTGGATGGAGCCGTTGGGGTGGCCCACCACGTAGACCATGGCATCGATGTTATTGTCGGCGAGAGCCGCGGCCTGCTCGGCGGCATCCAACTGGGAAGCCAGCGAGAAGGTGTTGGTGTCCCAACCCATCGCTTCCATCACCACATTCATCGTGTTGCGCTGGCCGGAGCCCGGGTTGCCGATGTTGACGCGCTTGCCGGGGAAGTCGGTGAAGTGCTCGATGCCGGAGTCGGCACGTGCCACCACGGTCAGCGGCTCACCATGCATGGTGAAGACGGCACGCATGTCTTCCCAGGCGCCGTCGGATTCGAAGTTGTCCTCGCCGTGGTAGGCGCGGTACTGCACGTCGGACTGCACCACGCCCATGTCGAGCTCGCCGCTACGCATGCCGTTGACGTTGGCCACGGAACCGCCAGTGGACGGGGCGTTACAGCGAATGTTGTGCTCGTCGCTGCCGCGATTCACCATGCGACAGACTGACTGACCCACCACGTAGTAGACGCCGGTTTGACCGCCGGTGCCGATGGTGATGAAGCGATCCTGCGCTACGGCCGGTGCAGAGAACATGGCGGCGCCCAGGAGCGCTCCCGAGAAGGCTGCCGCGGAGAAAGCATGGCGTTTCATTAACACACCTCTTGACGTTATTGGCTAGCTGTCATTGCTGGAAAGCAAAGTCCCTGAGTTGCCAGGCGCTTGGCCTTTGGCTGCGGTTGCCACCGCTCCCCTCTACTTTAGCGAAAAAAACGTCGTGACGATGGGTCTTTTTCAACTGGCTTAATTCTAGTCGCGTTTTTCGTTTAGTGATCGTTAATGCCTGCTGGGCATGACCCATGAGCGTACATAACCGCCACCGAATGAAACGCCATGCGCGTGACGGTTCCCGCGCGGCGCGCAGCCCTTCTGAGAGGCTAGGACGCTTGGAGGATCAGCTCCCGCTTGTACTCCTTCATCGCCGCGAAATCCTCCTCGAAGAAGAACTCGCTCTCGCCCAGCGCCGGTTCGAGGTGATTGAGCCAGGTGGCGGTCTCGTCGTACTTGGCGAAGAACGGTCGCTGCACCCAGTCGCTGTCACGGCCCTGGATGAAGCGCAGTACGAACACCTTCTCGCCGTGTATCTCGGTCACACCCTGGATTTCCACCTTGCCCGGATCGGCCGACATGGAGGGCCCGCGGGCGGTGCGTGCCAGTCCCGGTATCCGCCTGATCGCCTCGCGATAGATCTCCCACGCACGGACCAAAGGCACCTCGAAGTAGTGGCGGGCCCCGGTATCGCGCTCGACGAACATGTAGTAGGGAATCATCCCCAGGCGCACCTGGGTGATCCACATGCGCGCCCATTGTCCGGCATCGTCGTTGATGTGCTTGAGCAGTGGCGCCTGGGTACGAATCTCGGCGCCGGCAGCACGGATACGGCGGATCGCCTCACGGCAGATGGGAGTTTCCATCTCGCGCCAGTGGTTGAAGTGCGCCATGAAGGCGACATGCTTGCCGGCAGCGGTCAGCTCACGAAACAGCGCCAGGACATCCTCGGCGTCCGGGTCGGTGACGAAGCGGTAGGGCCAGAACGTCAGGCTCTTGGAGCCGATGCGGATGTCCTGGACGTGATCCAGCTCCGGCGCCATCAGCCCTTCCAGGTATTGGCGCAGGTGCTTGGCCTTCATCACCATGGGATCGCCGCCGGTCATCAACAGGTCGGTGACCTCGGTGTGCTCGGCCAGGTAGCGATGCAGCGAATCGGCTTCGCTGGAGGCGAACTTGAGATCCTTGTCGCCGACGAACTGTGCCCAGCGGAAGCAGAAAGTGCAGTAGCTGTGACAAACCTGGCCCTGGCTGGGGAAGAACAGCACCGTCTCACGATACTTGTGCTGCATGCCGGGCAACAGCTCGCCATCGAGCAGCGGCAGGTTGAGATCCATCTGGCCCGCCGGATGCGGGTTGAGTTCGGCGCGTATTCGCTCGATCACCGGTTTCATTTCGGCGGCATCGGCGTCACGGCGCAGCAGCTCGGCTACCGCGTCGAAGTGCTCGGGCCTGAGCATGCCGCGCTGCGGGAAGGTAAGCTGAAAGACGGGATCGGCCGGTATGTCGTTCCAGTCGATCAGCTCTTCGATGACATACTCGTTGACCCGAAACGGCAGTACCTGGCTGACCACCCGCATTTCGAAACGCAGGTCTTCAGGCAGAGACTGAATCGCCTCGATCTTGTCCAATTGGCGATGGGTGTAGACCTTGAATTGCCGGGCCTCGATGGGCTCGGCCCCTGCCTGGCCGAGTTCGACGTTCACGCGCTGGTTCATTGCCTCCTCCTGTTGTCATGGCCCTGGCCAGCGACACGCACAGAGACGCCTTTGCACCGGTCATGGGCCGGCACAGCCAGGGCTTATCGGGGGAGCACATTGGTACCGTCTTGAGCAGTGAGATGCAAGTTTTGGAGGCGAATTGCAACGAATGTCACGAAAAAAGCAAGCAAATGCAACGCATCGTCTCACCTAGAGTCGTCACACCCCGCGCGCCATACTTGAATCGGCACCGCGCCGCTGTCCAAACTGACAAGACACACCATGAGGAATGCCACATGCCAGCCAAAGTGGAGTGCGTGCGGGGCAACATCGCCGACCAGCCCGATATCGACGTCGTCGTCAACGCTGCCAATGCCGCCCTGCGCCCAGGCGGCGGCGTCGCTGGGGCACTGCATCGGGCAGCCGGGCCGGAACTCGAGCAGGCTTGCCGTCCGTTGGCGCCGATCGAGCCCGGCCAGGCGGTGATCACCGAGGCGTTCGGGCTACCCAACCGCCACGTGATTCATTGCCTGGGGCCGGTATACGGGCGCGACAGGCCAGAAGCGGAACTGCTCGCTGCCTGCTATCGCAACGCACTCGAGCTGGCCGAACGCCATGGGCTTGCCAGCATTGCCTTTCCGGCCCTGTCAGCAGGCGCCTTCGGCTACCCCCTCGAGGAAGTGGCCCGGATCGCCCTCGCCACGGTTCGCGAAACGCTACCTCGCTGCCCCGGTATCGCCAAGGTGCGCTTCGTACTGTTCGACGCCGGCAGCACCAAAGTCTTCCAGCGCACCCTGACCTCCCGGGATCAGACGTTGTAGCCGAGTACCCTTGGCAACCACAGCGCGATTTCCGGGAAGATCGCGACCAGCGCCAGGGCGCTGGCCATGGCCAGCACGAACAGTAGTGCCCAGCCTACGGTCTGCTCGAGGCGAATCTTGGCAATCTCGGTGGTGACCATCAGATTGACCGCCACCGGCGGCGTGAACTGACCGATGGCAATGTTCATCGCCAGCAGGATGCCGAACCACACCGGGTTCCAACCGAAGTGCTGCATCACCGGGATCAGGATCGGCATCATGATCAGATAGATCGAGATGGCATCGAGCAGCATGCCCGCCAGCAGCACCGCCAGCATGATCAGGATCAGCAGCAGCACGCCGCTGTCGGACAGGCTGATGATCCACTCCGCCAGGTGACGGAAGGTGCCGAGCATGGTGCCGGCCCAGGCGAAGATACCGGCCAGGGCGATGATCAGCATCACTACACCGGAGATCACCGCCGCTTCGCCGAACAGGCTCCACAAGTCGCGCCAACCGATTTCTCGGGTCAGGAACAGCCCGACCAGGGCGCCATAGGCTACCGCCACCACGGCCGCTTCAGTGGGCGTGAACAGTCCCGAGCGCAACCCGCCCAGAATCAGTACCGGGGCGAACAGCGCCGGCAATGCCTGCTTGAAGCTCCCCCACCTTCGGCCGCTCGGCGAGCGGCATGGCATTGCCCCCTCCCAGCCGTACCGCCGGGAGACCAACAGCGCCGGTACCAGCAGCGCCAGACCGGCCAATATGCCGGGAAACAGCCCGGCCGCGAACAGCGCCCGCAGGTCGACCCCGGGCACCACGATGGAGTAGAGGATCAGCGCCACCGAAGGCGGAATCAGGATTGCGGTGGAAGCGGAAGCGGCGATCAGCGTGGCCGAGAAGGGCTTGGGATAACCCGCCTTGGTCATGCTCGGCAGCATCACCATGGCCACCGCGGCGGCATCCGCCGGACCGGAGCCACTCATGCCACCCATGATCATGCAGACCAGCACTGCCACCAGGGCAAGCCCGCCATGGCGCGGCCCGATCAGCGCCTGGGCGAAGCGCACCAGGCGCAACGCCACCCCGGCGCGCTC
It encodes:
- a CDS encoding TAXI family TRAP transporter solute-binding subunit, coding for MKRHAFSAAAFSGALLGAAMFSAPAVAQDRFITIGTGGQTGVYYVVGQSVCRMVNRGSDEHNIRCNAPSTGGSVANVNGMRSGELDMGVVQSDVQYRAYHGEDNFESDGAWEDMRAVFTMHGEPLTVVARADSGIEHFTDFPGKRVNIGNPGSGQRNTMNVVMEAMGWDTNTFSLASQLDAAEQAAALADNNIDAMVYVVGHPNGSIQEATTTIDARIVPVTGDEIDALIEEYPYYTRSVIPGGLYRGNDEDVETFGVAATFVTSTATDEEVVYETVKAVFENFDRFKRLHPAFENLNEEDMISDGLTAPLHDGAARYYRERGWIE
- a CDS encoding KamA family radical SAM protein — protein: MNQRVNVELGQAGAEPIEARQFKVYTHRQLDKIEAIQSLPEDLRFEMRVVSQVLPFRVNEYVIEELIDWNDIPADPVFQLTFPQRGMLRPEHFDAVAELLRRDADAAEMKPVIERIRAELNPHPAGQMDLNLPLLDGELLPGMQHKYRETVLFFPSQGQVCHSYCTFCFRWAQFVGDKDLKFASSEADSLHRYLAEHTEVTDLLMTGGDPMVMKAKHLRQYLEGLMAPELDHVQDIRIGSKSLTFWPYRFVTDPDAEDVLALFRELTAAGKHVAFMAHFNHWREMETPICREAIRRIRAAGAEIRTQAPLLKHINDDAGQWARMWITQVRLGMIPYYMFVERDTGARHYFEVPLVRAWEIYREAIRRIPGLARTARGPSMSADPGKVEIQGVTEIHGEKVFVLRFIQGRDSDWVQRPFFAKYDETATWLNHLEPALGESEFFFEEDFAAMKEYKRELILQAS
- a CDS encoding macro domain-containing protein; this encodes MPAKVECVRGNIADQPDIDVVVNAANAALRPGGGVAGALHRAAGPELEQACRPLAPIEPGQAVITEAFGLPNRHVIHCLGPVYGRDRPEAELLAACYRNALELAERHGLASIAFPALSAGAFGYPLEEVARIALATVRETLPRCPGIAKVRFVLFDAGSTKVFQRTLTSRDQTL
- a CDS encoding TRAP transporter large permease, which produces MSPDLWMILAFAGLLIAGVPVAFSLALAGAVGIVMGLPPAMLATLGTNTYNSIAKYPLIAIPLFIMTGLIFERAGVALRLVRFAQALIGPRHGGLALVAVLVCMIMGGMSGSGPADAAAVAMVMLPSMTKAGYPKPFSATLIAASASTAILIPPSVALILYSIVVPGVDLRALFAAGLFPGILAGLALLVPALLVSRRYGWEGAMPCRSPSGRRWGSFKQALPALFAPVLILGGLRSGLFTPTEAAVVAVAYGALVGLFLTREIGWRDLWSLFGEAAVISGVVMLIIALAGIFAWAGTMLGTFRHLAEWIISLSDSGVLLLILIMLAVLLAGMLLDAISIYLIMMPILIPVMQHFGWNPVWFGILLAMNIAIGQFTPPVAVNLMVTTEIAKIRLEQTVGWALLFVLAMASALALVAIFPEIALWLPRVLGYNV